The following is a genomic window from Saprospiraceae bacterium.
AACTTATGATGACCCCATCAATAAGGGACTGTTTAATGTGGTGTAAATATGCCAAATTTGCCTATTTACCAGTATAATAATTGTAATCTTTGATGATAGTAGAGATAAATTTTGAATCCGACAATGCACCTTGTTTGATTCCTGATACCGTTTCCATTTTATCGATCAGTTTTCTTATGGTTTTCAGATCATTATTTTTGATGGCATTCTGATATGTTTCTTTGATGATGCGCATATCATTGTCAGAAAACCTGACCACCTGAGCAAATACCGGCTGATAGTCCTGTGAAAGATTTTCAAGTATTGTATGGCTGATGTTGATATTATTTTTGAGCGATATGACAGCAGTACCGGCTGCAAGGTCTCCCAACCTCTGATGATTTTTGGACATTGCCATGCTGATCATACCTGCCATATACAAAGATGCCGACATATCTACCAATCTCATCACCCACCTGATAAGGTAGTCAAAAAAAGACGCCTGATACCCGTCAATTTTTACAACTTTTATTCCCAATAGTTTTTTGCCGATGGTCTGACCTTCCATCAGGGATTCCTGCACCAGTGTATAAAACATCATTGGAAGATACATCACTACATAAATAGCCATCATTGACCAATCATCTTTGATGACTCTGTCAATAGACAAACCCGAAAGTACGGTCCACTGTAGGAGCAGATGATAACAAAACTTGACAGCTCCATCCGTCAAATAAGCTCCGATACGTGCTCCTATACTGGCTACAGTAAAATTAATATTGACATTTTGTGTTGTATTTATGCTTATTTCAGGCATTCGTATTATTTTTACACCCTATGAGGGAAATTTTGTTTATAAAACGCAACAAAGAAAAATGGCATACTTTTGAGCAGGCTATCAGCGGTAAAATTAAAAAAAATCCTGATGAACTTGCCGGTTTGTATGTTCAATTGATCAATGACCTTGCTTTTGCACAGACATACTACCCAAAAAGTAAAACCGTCATCTACCTGAATCACCTGGCAGCGTCTGTCTATCAGCAAATATACAAGACAAAACGGGCAGATAAAAATCAAATTGTTGTTTTCTTCAAAAATGAAGTTCCGATGCTTATAAGGGAAAACAAAAAATTTCTTCTGTTTGCTTTTTCCTTGTTTTTTTTATTTGTCAGCCTTGGGGTATTATCGGCTTTGTATGATGATTCATTTGTACGCCTGATCCTGGGTGATGGCTACGTAGATATGACATTAGACAATATCAAAGGCGGAGATCCGGTTGCAGTGTACAAATCAGGGTCCAACTGGGGAGGATTCATAGGCATCACTATGAATAATCTGATGGTAGGCTTGAAGTGTTTTGTATATGGTGTGTCAGGAGGCTTGGGCACGGCATACATTATGCTTCACAATGGCATCATGATTGGAGCCTTTCAGACTTTTTTCGGTCAGCAGGGTGTATTGTGGGAAAGCGTCAGAGGAATTTGGATACATGGAAGTATGGAGATTTTTGCTATAGTGATTGAAGCCATGGCAGGATTGATTCTTGGATTTGGTATTTTATTTCCCGGCACCCAATCAAGACTGCAGTCCTTCAAAAGCAGTATGAAAAAAGGTTTAAAAATCTGGATCAGTACCATACCATTTACTATTTCTGCGGGATTTTTGGAGGGCTTTGTCACCAGGTTTTCCAATGTGATGCCAAATGCAGTAAGTGTGGGCATCATCTTGTTTACGCTGGGATGTATAAGCTGGTATTATCTCATATACCCATTTTGGTATGAGCACCAAAAAATTGAGACTTATGAGTAACAAACTATGTCAGGCGATACATATTTGGGTTTTTTTGATGGCTTCTCTGATGATGATAGGTCAGGAAGATACTTTAAGCACTCAATTTGCTGATTTTGAAGAGGAGTTAGGCGTTGTTGATGAAGAAAATGATGTGGTACCTGCGCAGGAGGAAGTGAGAAAATTTGATGAAAACTATAAAAGACGGTATGAGTCAGCAGAATTTGACTATGAAATCAAGCCAAAAAGTAAAAATGCCTTTCAGAGATTTTTGGACTGGTTGTTTGGATCCGGGGCGAAGAAATCCGGGTCATCCAATGCGGGCTTATATCTGGTATGGTTTCTCAGGATTTTTGCATTTTTGGTCATAATTTATGTTGTATTTGCCATAGTAAGTATCCTTCTGGGCAAAAAAGGAAACTGGCTCTTTGATAAAAAAGATGAAAAAAGAGTCATCACCTTTCCATTACAAGCTGAGGACATCATTTCTGGCGACTTCAAGACGCTGTATGAAAAAGCAATGCAAAATGAAGATTATAAGATGGCTGTCCGGTACAGATATCTTCTCCTATTGCAACAATTGGCCAAAAAAAATATCATATCATACCACAAGGACAAGACCAATTCAGATTATTATTATGAAATAAAGGACAAAAATATATCGTCGTCATTCTCCTACGTGTCTTACATATATGAGCACATTTGGTACGGCGGATTTGAACTTCAAAAAAAGGACCTAAGCGTAGCAGTCCAGGCATTTGATCACACATCATCACTGATCAGGATATGAGTCGGAACAGAATCACCATAATAAGTATCTTGGCAGGACTCATCCTGGTAGCCATATTTTTTGGAAGCGCAGGTAAAAAACCACTAAACTGGAACCCTACTTACAATACAAAAGACAAAATTCCCCTGGGCCTGTATATCTTTGACAAAGAGGTAGACAGCTTTTTTCATGTTTATGTCGAGCGTTATAAAGATGACCTGAAAGATTACTTTTATGAAGGGGTATTTGAAGATTCAGTACTCTATGACTATTGTATGATGAATATCAATATGTCTTTTGATGTTGATAAAAAACAAACCGAAAACCTATGTTCCTTCGTGAAAAATGGAAACAGTGTATTTCTGAGTGCCGGCTCGTTTTCTGAATCCCTGATGAACAGACTGAAACTGGAAGTTTTTAATATTCCTTACTCAACTTTATCTGACAAAAACCATGAAAATATTAAGATATACCTGCAGGACAGTACGGCAGGCAGTAAAATCATCGGACAAAGGACTATCACGGGATCGTACTTCATATCATATGACAGCGCCTCAAGTCAGGTATTGGGCTACAGAATGTTCAATAAAGTAGTGCAACCCAATTTTATTAAAGTAAAGATGGGCCTAGGACATTTTTTTATCCACCTGGAGCCTGCCGCTTTTTCCAATTACCATTTTATGACAGGTGATGATTATAAATATGCTGAAGCCGTTCTCACTCACATCCCTTATAATCAGGATATCATATGGTTACTTCACAAACAAACTTCCAGGGTAATTTCTGATTCACCACTCAGATTTATTTTATCTCAGCCTCCTTTGAAATGGGCATGGTATCTCCTCATTACAGGGCTTCTGGCTTTCATTATTTTTAACATCAGAAGGAGTCAGCGCATCATTCCTGATCTGCCACCTCCTGCAAACACATCAGTGGAATTTGCAAAAACTGTAGGTAATCTTTACAGACGGGAAGGTGATATAAAAAACATCATCGATAAAAAGATCATATATTTTCTTGAAAAAATCAGGACAGATTATCATCTGCATACTGATGTGCTTGATGAAAAGTTTGCCAAAATGCTGCACATAAAATCCGGCAAAGACATAAAAATCATAGAGAGAATCGTGCTTCTGATCAATAAACAACGAAATTTTGATTTTGCCAGGAGCACGCACGACTTACAACAACTTAATGATACTTTTGAAAACTTTTATAAATCATAAAATATGGAAGACAATACCATGAACGAGTCATTACACTTTGAAAGCAGGCTGGACATGAGCCGTTTGCATGAAAAAATTGAAGCCATAAAAGGAGAAATTTCGCGTGTGATCGTAGGACAGGAAAAACTGGTGGATATGTTGCTGATATCCCTTCTGGCCAATGGGCATACCATCCTAGAAGGTGTGCCCGGTGTTGCAAAAACAATCACAGCCAAATTGTTGTCAAAGTGCATACAGACCGATTTCAGCAGGATACAATTCACTCCTGACCTGATGCCAAGTGACATCCTGGGTACGCTTGTATTTGATGTCAAAAAAGCGGATTTTGAGTACCGTAAAGGACCGATATTTGCAAATGTAGTACTGATAGACGAAATCAACAGGGCTCCTGCAAAAACTCAGGCAGCACTATTTGAAGTCATGGAAGAGCGTCAGATCACCATGGATGGAACAACCTATCCTATGGAACTGCCTTTTCTTGTCGTGGCTACTCAGAACCCCATCGAGCAAGAAGGTACTTACAGGTTGCCTGAAGCACAGCTGGACAGGTTTCTCATCAAGATACAAATAGACTATCCCGCTAAAGATGAAGAGATAGAAATCATCACCCGAGAGAATAATTTGTATTCAGGTTCCAAACTTGACGATATCTCACCGGTCATCAGTTCAAATGAAATCATGGAATTTCAGTCACTCGTAAGACAGGTGAAAGTGGACCCGCAAATGATAACCTATATCGCCGGCATCGTGGTCAGCACCCGACAAAACCCTATGCTGTATCTCGGTGCATCTCCAAGGGCTTCTATAGCCATACTCAATGCATCAAAAGCACATGCCGCTATCAGAGGAAGAGATTTTGTCACGCCTGATGATATCAAAGAAGTGGCATACGCAGTCCTCAATCACAGACTGATTGTTTCTCCTGAAAAAGAAATGGAAGGCATCACGACATCGCTCATTATCAAACAAATCCTCGAATCAGTAGAAATACCACGATGACCATGACACAAGTCATAAAGACACTATATAAACACTTGTACATCCAACCCCGTTTTTTTTATGCAGGGATAGCTGTGGTTTTTGTTTTTATAGTTTCTTTTTTTATTCCGTTATTATTTGTCCCGGCTCAAATTATGCTGCTTTTGTTGGTGCTATTTTTTATTTTTGATACCATATTGCTGTTCAGGTCTGAAAAAGGAGTAGAAGCGCAAAGAATTTTATCTGACAGATTTTCAAATGGCACTCAAAATACCATTGAGCTAAAAATTACAAATCATTACGGTTTCAGAATAAGTACGGAAATCATTGATGAACTGCCGCCGGAGTTTCAGGTGAGAGATTTTGAGATCAGAAGCGCTGTTGCTGCCGGTAGTACAGAGATCTATGTCTATCAGCTGCGCCCGACATTCAGAGGGCTGATAGATTTTGGAGATGTTCATATTTATGCTGCTTCCCCATTGTCCTTAGTAAAACGCAGGTATAGCATTGATCTGAAAAAAGAAGTGGCAGTTTATCCATCCGTAGTTGACCTTCGCAAATTTGAGCTTATGGCATTTTCCAATAAAATATTTCAGCATGGATTAAAAAAGATCAGGAAGCTTGGCCATACTATGGAGTTTGAAAAGATCAAAGAGTACGTGCCGGGAGATGACTTCAGGACAGTCAACTGGAAGGCCACAGCCAAGAGCAACAAACTAATGGTCAATCAATATCAGGATGAACGATCCCAGTCAGTCTATTGTATTATCGATAAAGGCCGGGTGATGAAAATGCCATTTGACGGGTTGAGTCTGCTGGATTATGCGATCAATACCACTATCATCCTGTCCAATGTTGTGCTAAGGAAACAGGATTATGCAGGATTCTTTTCATTTTCCAAAAGAGTGGACAACAGGGTAGTTGCTGACAAAAAAGCCACCCAAAAGGAACGAATCATGGAAGCACTGTACAATGTAAAAACGGATTTTTTTGAATCAGATTATGGCAGACTCTATGCTGACATCAAAAAAAACATCACACACCGCAGCCTTTTGTTTCTGTTTACTAATTTTGAAACGCTGGATGGTCTCAGCCGACAACTGCCTTACCTCAAAGCTATTTCCAAAAATCATCTGCTGATCATCATTTTTTTTCAAAATACTGAATTGGAGCAATTGGCGGATGTTGTGGCAGACACAGAAGCCAAACTTTATGATAAAGTCATCGCTGAAAAGTTTTTATTTGAGAAAAAGCTGATTGTGCAGGAGCTAAAAAAATATGGTATCACGTGTATACTCACGAAGCCTCAAAATCTGACAGTAGATGCCCTCAATAAGTATCTTGAGATCAAGGCCAGGAATATGATATGATTTTAAGTAAGGAACGAGGAGAAAGGAATTTGGAACGTGGAGAAAGGAAAAAGGAGAAAGGAAAAGGGAGAAAGGAAAAAGGAGAATGGATCGTGGACCTTGGAAATTAGAGAACGGAAAAGGGAAAATTTCGAAGACGGTGGTTGAGCACATCGGAGTGGAGCCGAAGTGAATGCAGAATTATAATGTAAGAGACTACAGAACCCGAAGCAATTATTAGTCACCCTTAAGTGTTTGGTGTATCTTTGCACCTAAAATCTATTTTTACATCACTGCCAAAGGCACAAATTGAAAGTATAATGTCATTTTACAGGAAGAGTAGCAATTGGAAAAAGTGGATTGTTTTCTCAGGCATCATGGCTATCATTCTGTTATATTCGGGTTGTAAGTCTCAAAATGCTAAAACCGATCAGGGACCAGTTACATCTGACAAGCTTGATGAAGTCTTGGATAGTACTGCTATTTACCTTGAAAACTTCAAAAAAGAGGGCGACGCCTACATCGTACCCTGGAATTATATGCTCAATGTAAAATTTGAAAAAAAATATAGCGACTCCTTGGGAATGGAAGTATCACTGCCTATATTTAATGATACACTCAAGGTGCTGAATGGTAAAAAAGTCATTGTTGAAGGATTTTACATACCTGTAGATGAAACCGGCGATGAAAAGATCGTCATTTTGTCCGCCTATCCTTTTGCCCAGTGCTTTTTTTGTGGTCAAGCCGGTGTAGAATCCATTGTAGATATTATCACTTCACAAAAATTGCCCAAACTCAAAGTTGATACCAAAATCAGATTCAAAGGTACTTTTAAGTTGAATAGAGATAACTTTGATTTTCTGATCTACATGCTGGAAGACGCGGAATTGATTCAATAGCATTATCACTACATTAACAAAAAAGGAGACACAGACAGTAGAATTCCCTTCCTTTCTTTGGAAAACTGCTTATCTTTGCACCCTTAAATAAGAATCAATAATGTATATCGAAAACAACAGATACGTGCTTGATGGAGGATTGGATCCTTTGGAACTGGCAAAAAAATACGATTGCCCGCTGTATATTTACGAAACAGCCACTATGAAAAGGCAGTATGACAGACTTGTAAATGCTTTTGATCTCAAAAAGTTAAAAATCAATTATGCTTGCAAAGCACTGAATAATATATCCGTCCTGAAGTTTTTTAAATCTATAGGAGCAGGTCTTGATACAGTTTCCATTCAGGAAGTGAGAGTAGGGCTAATGGCAGGATTCAGACCTGAAGACATCATCTATACGCCCAACTGTGTATCGATTGAAGAGCTCTCGCAAGCAGTCGAAATGGGTGTCAAGATCAATGTCGACAACTTGTCCATATTGGAACAATTCGGTAGTTTGTACCCCGACTACCCGGTATGTATCCGTATCAATCCACACATCATGGCAGGTGGTAACAGCAAGATCAGTGTAGGACATATTGATTCAAAATTTGGTATTTCTTTCCATCAGACACCGCATATCCACCGCATCGTCAAGACTCACAACATGATCGTCGAAGGTATTCATATGCATACAGGAAGCGACATCATGGATATTGATGTTTTCCTTCAGGGTGCAGAGATACTTCTCAGCGTAGCAAAAGATTTCAAAGACCTTCAATATGTGGATTTTGGCAGTGGATTTAAAGTGCCGTACAAAGAAGAAGATATTGAGACCGATATCGAAGAACTTGGAGAAAAAATCGGTAATAGATTCAAACAATTTTGTTATGAATATGGCAGAAACCTTACATTGATGTTTGAGCCGGGCAAGTTTCTGGTCAGTGAATCGGGCATATTTTTAGTCAGGGTAAATGTAGTAAAACAAACGACATCCACTGTATTTGCAGGAGTGGATTCCGGGCTGAATCACCTGATACGTCCTATGCTGTATGACTCATATCACAAGATCGTCAATATCTCCAAAACAGAAGGCAGAACCAGAGTGTACAATGTCGTGGGATACATATGCGAAACAGATACATTTGGTGTCAACAGGAAAATGACAGAAATCAATGAAGGTGACATCCTGGCGTTCTACAATGCAGGTGCTTATTGTTTTACCATGTCATCCAACTACAATTCAAGATACCGACCTGCTGAAGTGCTGATCCACGAAGGTAAGGACTATCTCATCCGCGAGCGAGAGTCGATGGAAGACATTCTCAAAAATCAGATCAATGTAGACATTTTTGGAGAACCTAAAGCACTGCAGGCACCACCAATGGATGATATTAAAGTAAAAGAGAAAGAATATTCAGAAATCATAGCAGATAAAGAAAATAAATAGCAGATTAATATGCAATTAAAAAATTTAAGTTTTGTTTTTGTCCTGGCTTTGTCGACTGCTTTTTGGGGGTGCAAGCAGGAAGCTACAGTCATCGATATCAACGGTAAAACACTGAAAGAAATTCAATCCGCCACCATCATCACTTCAGACGGGCAGCAATTGGTATTGCCTGAAGATAGTATTTCAAAAATTTACTACCTCGTACGTCATGCTGAAAAAGATACATCTATCAAAGATGAACCACCATTGACCCCTGAAGGTATAAAAAGAGGAACAAGGATAGCAGAAATTCTCAGAGGTACCAGAGTTGATGCAATTTATTCTACCCTTACACTGAGGACCATGTTTACGGTTGATTCATTTGCTGATATTAAAGCCATGAGCATCAAACCTTATGAAAACAAAGAACTGAAGATATTGCTTGATGATGTAAAAAAATCAACCGACTTCAACAGAATATTTATCGTAGGCCATTCCAATACCATACCGTCGATCACCAACTCTCTTGCCGGCAGACAAATATTCAACAAAGTATTTGAAGAAAACGAATATGATAACTTTGTCATCGTTGTTGAAAAAAAATCCGGAAATACCGATGTCTATACTTTGAAGTACTGATACCAAAATTAAAAAATCCTGATTCTGTCCTTCTAAGTCTCCAATTCGTCATCTTAAAAATACCAATTTAAAAATCGTGATTTCATCAAGATATAATCCGTCAGAAGTAGAAAACTCATGGTACGCCCACTGGATGGATAAAAAATACTTTCATTCAGAACCTGATCATCGTGAGGCATACAGCATTGTGATTCCGCCACCCAATGTCACCGGTGTACTGCATATGGGACACATGCTCAACAATACTATTCAGGATATTTTGATTCGAAAAGCACGCATGGATGGTAAAAATGCGTGTTGGGTACCAGGTACAGATCACGCTTCTATTGCTACTGAAGCCAAAGTTGTAAAAATGCTACGTGATCAGGGTATCAAAAAAGGTGATCTTACCAGAGAAGAATTCCTGAAATATGCCTGGGAATGGAAAGAAAAATATGGAGGCATCATCCTCGAGCAGTTACAAAAACTGGGGGCATCCTGTGATTGGGACCGTACGGCATTCACCATGGATGAAGTCAGGTCTCAAGGTGTGTTAAAGGTATTTGTGGATCTCTACAATAATGGAAAACTCTACCGCGGCAAGAGGATGGTCAACTGGGATCCCGAAGCCAAAACCGTACTCTCCAACGAAGAAGTCATCTATGGACTGGAACAATCTAGATTATTTCATGTAAAATATCAGATAGAAGGGACCAATGATTTTCTTACTATAGCTACCACAAGGCCTGAAACCATCATGGGCGATACCGCCATTGCTGTACATCCTGACGACCCCAGATACGCACATCTGGAAGGAAAATATGCCATAGTACCCATCATTGGCCGCGTGATACCTATCATCAGGGATAGCTATGTGGATATGGAATTTGGTACCGGAGCACTGAAAGTCACACCGGCACACGACGTCAATGACTATGAGATTGGCAAAAGACACGATCTGGAAGTAGTGGATGTGTTTAATGATGACGGGACAATGAGTCCTGAGGCTACAGTATACATCGGAGAAGACAGATTTGTGGTGAGGAAAAAATTTGTAAAAGACCTGGAAGCAGCCGGTCATATCGCAAAAATAGAAGATTACCAAAACAATGTAGGAAGGTCGGAGCGTACCAGCTGTGTGGTAGAACCACGGCTTTCATTGCAATGGTATGTGGATATGAAAGCCCTCGCAGGTCCTGCACTTGACGCAGTAATGAAAGACGAAGTAGAGTTTTTTCCAAAAAATCAGAAAAATATCTACCGCCACTGGATGGAAAATATCAGGGATTGGTGTATCTCCAGGCAACTTTGGTGGGGACACAGAATTCCTGCATATTATTATGGAGGAGAGACATTCGTGGCAGAAACTGTTGAATCAGCATGGGCTATAGCCAAAAACAAATTTCCGGAGATCAACATCGAAGATTTAAAACAGGATGAAGACGTGCTCGACACCTGGTTTTCATCATGGTTGTGGCCGATTACAGTTTTTGATGGATTTAATGATAGAAAGACATTAGACTATTACTATCCAACTTCTGTCCTCGTGACCGGGTGGGATATCATTTTCCTGTGGGTAGCACGCATGATCATGGCAGGCTACGAATGGGAAAATAAAAGACCATTCAAACATGTGTATTTCACAGGAATGGTGAGAGATAAACTTCGCCGCAAAATGTCCAAATCCCTGGGCAACAGTCCTGATGCACTTCAGCTGATAGAAGATTTTGGCGCCGATGGTGTTAGATTTGGGATGATGCTTTGCTCACCTGCTGGAGGGGATTTACTATTTGACGAAAAACTTTGCGAACAAGGACGGAATTTCTGCAACAAGATATGGAATGCTCTGAGACTTGTGGATGGATGGCAGGCTGATGAAAATATCAAAGCGTCGGCATCTGACATGCTGGCTCATGAATGGATGCAACATAAGATGAATGCCATGCTCGCCGATGTGGACAAAAACTTCAACGAATACAGGCTTTCTGAAGCGCTCATGAGCATTTACAACTTTGTTTGGAATGACTTTTGTTCCTGGTATCTGGAAATGGTCAAACCACCATATGAAGGAAAAATCGCACAGGAAACCAAAAACAATACCATTCAGATTTTCACCAAAATATGTGCGATCATGCATCCGTTTATGCCCTTCATCACAGAAGAAGTGTGGCACAAACTCTCCGATCGGAAAGAAGGTGACGACTGTATGGTATCAGCATATCCGGTATCCGGAAACTTTAACCAGCAACTCATAGATAAAGTCGAACAGGCAAAAGACATCATCACCTCCATCAGAGACATCAGAAACAAACAAGGCATCAAAGCCAAAGACCTTCTCGATGTGTATATCATCAGCAGTGACAGGTCAAAAAACCTGATAAATACTGCCGGTTGGGCAGACATCTGCATAAAATCTGCCAGCTTAAACCATTTAGCGCTTACAGAAGATGATAGTATAACCGGGATCAGTTTCATAACAGGTACTGAAAAATGCATTGTTTCCTTAAAACAAGAGATAGATATACAGTCCCAAATAGAAGAAAAGAAAAAAGAACTCGAATACCAGCTTGGATTTGTAGCGTCAGTACAGAAAAAGCTTGAAAATGAACGATTTGTAAGTGGCGCTCCAAAAGATGTGGTGGACAAGGAAAGAGCCAAGCTGGCTGATGGTCAGGAAAGGATCAGGATTCTGGAAGAAGAGATTCAGCGATTGACAGGGTTGTAAGCAAAGGAACAGCAATTTCTATTCAAGCTTCTGGAAGTGACTGATTTATTTTGCGATTAGGGTATTAAAAAACCCAATCTTACTTTAATGTAAAATTCAATCCCCAGCTTTGGGCTACACTATCCACCAGATTTTTATTAAGTTCGGCTCTTTGATACTCTTCTTTATCAACAAAAAACAAACTTCCTTGAGACTTTACAATGGTGTCACAGGAAATTCGGGTAAAAATATTCAGCTGATAGTACAGTGAATCATTATACTTTTTCCTGAAAGCATCCTTTTCTTCATATATACTCCCAAAATATTTTGGTAAAGTGACGATCTTCCACAGGTGCAGCACTTCCTGATCATTTGGAAAATTGTCAGGGGAATCCCAGCGATGTCCATTGTATAAGCTTTTTGGTATCATTTTATCATTGATACCAGGAATATTGAATTTTGCTCGTATTTCATTTGCATTCGCCCCGTAATATAGGTTGTCATCCTTCCTATTGTTACATTGCCTTAAATCAAATATTATTTTAAAAATAAAAACTATCATGACTACTGCCAATATATACTTATTCATCGTACAATATGTTTTTTAAAGTGTTTGTTACCTATCATTTTCCGACAACCTTATCGTAAACAGAAAATATTGTGCGAAAAATTTAAATCACAAGATATTATTTTTCAAATAATTGTGATTTAAAATTTTGCAAATCATTTTCTGCTAAGTATATATGAAAACCATAATAATTTTTCACTATCATCCGACAAAAATCCAAAAATTCAATTAATTTCGTAATTCAATTCACATAAAATCAATAAAAAATGATCAGAAAAGTATATCAAGTGAGCGTAAATGCACCAAAAGAAAAATGTTCCGATTTAATGTTAGGACTTTCGGACATCAGTACTTACAAGCAATGGACAGCAGTCTTCAATCCTACCTCGAGA
Proteins encoded in this region:
- a CDS encoding valine--tRNA ligase — its product is MVISSRYNPSEVENSWYAHWMDKKYFHSEPDHREAYSIVIPPPNVTGVLHMGHMLNNTIQDILIRKARMDGKNACWVPGTDHASIATEAKVVKMLRDQGIKKGDLTREEFLKYAWEWKEKYGGIILEQLQKLGASCDWDRTAFTMDEVRSQGVLKVFVDLYNNGKLYRGKRMVNWDPEAKTVLSNEEVIYGLEQSRLFHVKYQIEGTNDFLTIATTRPETIMGDTAIAVHPDDPRYAHLEGKYAIVPIIGRVIPIIRDSYVDMEFGTGALKVTPAHDVNDYEIGKRHDLEVVDVFNDDGTMSPEATVYIGEDRFVVRKKFVKDLEAAGHIAKIEDYQNNVGRSERTSCVVEPRLSLQWYVDMKALAGPALDAVMKDEVEFFPKNQKNIYRHWMENIRDWCISRQLWWGHRIPAYYYGGETFVAETVESAWAIAKNKFPEINIEDLKQDEDVLDTWFSSWLWPITVFDGFNDRKTLDYYYPTSVLVTGWDIIFLWVARMIMAGYEWENKRPFKHVYFTGMVRDKLRRKMSKSLGNSPDALQLIEDFGADGVRFGMMLCSPAGGDLLFDEKLCEQGRNFCNKIWNALRLVDGWQADENIKASASDMLAHEWMQHKMNAMLADVDKNFNEYRLSEALMSIYNFVWNDFCSWYLEMVKPPYEGKIAQETKNNTIQIFTKICAIMHPFMPFITEEVWHKLSDRKEGDDCMVSAYPVSGNFNQQLIDKVEQAKDIITSIRDIRNKQGIKAKDLLDVYIISSDRSKNLINTAGWADICIKSASLNHLALTEDDSITGISFITGTEKCIVSLKQEIDIQSQIEEKKKELEYQLGFVASVQKKLENERFVSGAPKDVVDKERAKLADGQERIRILEEEIQRLTGL